CTATCATTATTTTAAAATGAGGGAAAAGCAGCTTGATATCATTGAACGGATGATGCCATTGTTAACTTCTATTGACATTAAAGTAAAACAGGGGGAAATGATTGCGGATTTTCTTGAAGAACTGAGTGAAGGCGTCCATCCTGAGAATACAGCTCACTTGTTTATTGAGAGGCTTGAAGAGCTGCAGGAGTCTTTTAAAGACATGGCTCTCCCGGAGACAAGAGATGAATTTGAGACCAGGTCGGCTCTTCATCAGCTGATTAAAGAAATTGAGCAATACCTGATTATTAAAAGACAGTTCAAACCCAAAAAAGCCTACGCCATGTTTAAGTGAATACGAAACCGGTTTTAGATGAATAGTAATAAAAAATCGGACCGGGGGCTGGTATTGTGATAAATGTGGTGTTAGCGTGTCTTCTGATTGTCTCGCCGGTCTGGCCGCTGGGAGAAAACCCGCTTCCGGGAGATCCGTACGTGGTTGTGAATAAAGAACGTCATGAACTGGCTTATATATCCGAAGGGGAAATAAAAAGTATTTTTCCTGTTGCCATTGGAAAGGAAGGCGATGATACTCCTGAGGGTGAATTCAACCTGCTTGTAAAAGCAGAGAATCCATACTACCGGAAAAAAGACATTCCGGGCGGAAGTGAAAACAATCCTCTGGGAACAAGGTGGCTCGGTTTTGATGCGTTGAATACGGACGGAAGGATTTATGGTATTCACGGTACGAACAACCCTGAGTCCATCGGCCGCGCGATTACTGCAGGATGCATCAGGATGAATAACGAAGATGTTGAGTTCCTGTTTCAGGAAGTGCCTGTGGGAATGAAAATTCTGGTGATAAACGATTCCAGGACGTTTGAGGAAATTGGTATTGATTACGGGGCAATTGAATAGGAACGAAAGAGAGGCTGCATCCAAAGAAGAACTCTTTGGATGCAGCCTCATTTTATTCCCGATTTATTATTTTTACCACATTGTTGCTCCCATCATTACTGTACCAAGGAACATAATTGCAATCATCATATAAATAATGGCTTTGCGTGCTTTTCGGGGCATAGGTGAATACCTCCTTACAAGAAGTCATATATCATATTTTAATAAAAATATCCGGTTTATACAAGGGGGCATCCAAAGGTACTGGTTATGATAGGAACACATTGAATTTATTGACGAGAAGGAATTAACGGTGTCGAAATCGAAGTATAGTATGTTAGCGCTTTCTTTAACGCGGTTATTGATCTAAGGAGGTCACACACCTATGAAAACAAAAGAGACGTCATATTTTAAGCAGTGGCAGGAAAAGACTGAAAATGAAACAGCGAAAAGACCGGAACGTTCTGAGCGTTTTGAGACATCATCCGCTATACCGGTAGACCGGGTGTATACACCTGATGAACTGACCGGTTCTTATGAAACGGAACTTGGCCTTCCCGGTGAATTTCCATATACGCGGGGAATCCGCCGTACGATGTACAGGGGGCGTCACTGGACGATGCGACAAT
This DNA window, taken from Alteribacter keqinensis, encodes the following:
- a CDS encoding L,D-transpeptidase yields the protein MINVVLACLLIVSPVWPLGENPLPGDPYVVVNKERHELAYISEGEIKSIFPVAIGKEGDDTPEGEFNLLVKAENPYYRKKDIPGGSENNPLGTRWLGFDALNTDGRIYGIHGTNNPESIGRAITAGCIRMNNEDVEFLFQEVPVGMKILVINDSRTFEEIGIDYGAIE
- the prli42 gene encoding stressosome-associated protein Prli42 — protein: MPRKARKAIIYMMIAIMFLGTVMMGATMW